One part of the Microlunatus elymi genome encodes these proteins:
- a CDS encoding NAD(P)-dependent oxidoreductase produces the protein MTRQIIIFGGTGYAGGHIAREAVRRGHRVTSYSRSGAPAEPIDGVDYRTGSLTDPAVVDRAAAEADDLVIAVHGADVDGRPLLDVLPSLIDASIAHGTRLSFVGGAASSLVAEGGPRLLDTPEFNEDWKPEATAHAAVLEALRRAPAELDWFYVSPAALFGSYAAGEATGSYRTGGDLLVTQDDGSSEISGADFALAYLDEIEQGNHIRQRFTTGH, from the coding sequence ATGACACGACAGATCATCATCTTCGGCGGGACCGGGTACGCAGGCGGGCACATCGCCCGCGAGGCCGTACGCCGCGGGCACCGGGTCACCTCGTACAGCAGGAGCGGCGCGCCGGCCGAGCCGATCGACGGCGTCGACTACCGCACCGGCAGTTTGACCGATCCGGCCGTGGTCGACCGGGCCGCGGCCGAGGCCGACGATCTGGTGATCGCGGTGCACGGCGCCGACGTCGACGGACGTCCGCTGCTCGACGTGCTGCCGTCGTTGATCGACGCGTCGATCGCCCATGGCACCCGGCTGTCGTTCGTCGGCGGTGCGGCCAGCTCGCTGGTCGCCGAGGGCGGACCTCGACTGCTGGACACGCCCGAGTTCAACGAGGACTGGAAACCGGAGGCGACCGCGCATGCCGCGGTGCTCGAGGCGCTGCGCCGGGCGCCGGCCGAGCTGGACTGGTTCTACGTCTCCCCCGCCGCGCTGTTCGGCTCGTACGCTGCCGGCGAGGCGACCGGCAGCTACCGCACCGGCGGCGACCTGCTGGTCACCCAGGACGACGGCAGTTCGGAGATCTCCGGCGCCGACTTCGCGCTGGCCTATCTGGACGAGATCGAGCAGGGCAACCACATCCGGCAGCGCTTCACCACCGGACACTGA